In Desulfuromonas thiophila, the DNA window GGGGATTATCAACCAACCATATGGCAGAAAAGCGCAGTGAGGTATCAATTTGCATTCTCAATACGGATCGGGCACATGTCATATTCAATGATTCAATTAAATTGCGAAAACCCGCGCTTGTGCTCAAGGAACGTTTTGCCGCTCCTATGGCAAGAAGGTCTACGGGATACATATTTTGGTTATCGACTGAAAGCATTTGCATGCATAAGTCAAGAGTCTCATCACGCTTTTTGCTTAGAATGGTTAGGGCATTGTTGATTGCTTCTGAATGATTGGTTTCCATCAGTTAGTTCCTGCCTGCTAACGGTGATAATAAGCGGCGGCAGCGCGATGGTTAGGCCTATTACCGCAATTTATTTATGTTTTTCGGGAAGCACCCAGCTATTTTCCGTCCGCTTGATGCCATGGTTATGCCTGCTCTTGACTTTTCCCCTCTAATTCTTCTTGTTTTTGGAACTTTTCCATTTTGCTCTTGAAGTCTTCGAGTTTACTCGGAGCAACATAAACATAATCGATGATCACCTTGAAAAAATCATCGAGGGCGAAAGCTTGTAGTTGATGAACCGATTCATTTATACCGTGTGCGCCAATATTTCCTAGCAGCCTCAAAACATCACTGGCCTCTGAGAGGACCTTCGGTATTTCGCCTTTTTCAGTTAATTTGTTAATTTTTGCCTGAAGAGTCCCCTTTTTTTCACCACGATCGTCACAGACGGCCTCAAGGGCTCTTCTGATCTGAACGGCAAATGCGTTTGGTGCAATTGATTTTATTCTGAAGGCTTCTTCGTA includes these proteins:
- a CDS encoding DUF4145 domain-containing protein, which produces MTETIRKVAYCPHCGNKAPQRLIHSQNYYEKSWSISDNSVDEHPWGTFVAVCETCGHILLYDNPLAQFEERQFHTGGLEFPTSGKLHKSVPKLIAAVYEEAFRIKSIAPNAFAVQIRRALEAVCDDRGEKKGTLQAKINKLTEKGEIPKVLSEASDVLRLLGNIGAHGINESVHQLQAFALDDFFKVIIDYVYVAPSKLEDFKSKMEKFQKQEELEGKSQEQA